TATCCCGGAGCCGAAAAGTGATGAAATTTTAGTGGAAATGAAAGCGCTTTCCCTGTGCAATCAGCACGATTGGAAAGTAAACACAGGACTTTATCGAGAGAATAAATATTTGGAATATGGCATTCCCGGATTCCCCGGGCATGAAGGCGCGGGAATTGTCGCCGCGGTGGGAGAAGATGTGAAAAATTTTGAAGTGGGTGATCACGTGGCACTTTCCGGACTTGGCGGGCCTCCGCTGTACGCAGAATACGTGACGCGAAAACCGGATTCTGTCGCCGTTGTAAACAAACAATTGCCACTGGAATATGTCGCCATGGCAGAATTGTTTGGTTGCGTGCATCGCGCTGTTCGGAAAGTAGAAAATTATCGGGGGAAAAGAGTGCTGGTTTCCGGCTGCGGTCCTGCTGGATTGGCAGCTATTCAGTTCGCCAAGATTTTTGGCGCCAAAGAAGTCACTGCCACGGATGTAAAATTAGGCAGACTGGCATTGGCGCGGGAATTAGGAGCTGATGAAATAACTGATGCCGAGAATGAAGATCAAATTTCCTGGCTGAAGAATAAGGGCGTTGACATCGTTGTTGAGACTTCCGGGAACAAAACTGCACTATTGAATGGCCTTCAGATGGCGAGAGAAGCAGCAGTCATTTTCAGTTATAACGAAGGTACGGTGCAATTGCCAATGTGGAATTTGTTCGATCACGAAGTCACTATTTATAACTCCAAATGGCTCACAACAGAAGATTTGCAGCATGTGGTGAATTATATTGAAAAAGGAAAATTGCACACAGCGCCGCTCATCAGCGTTGTTGTGGATTTTTCACGGTATCCGGAAGCCGTGGAAATGATAGGTCGTGGCGACGCAGTGAAAATTATCATGGTACCATGAAAAAAGGAAATTTTGTGAAACTTGGACTGGACAGTTACAGCTATCATCTTGCTTTTGGCTGTCATCCTGATTTTCAGCCGCGCAATCCGATGACGCTGTTTGATTTTATCGAAAAAGTTGAATCTCTGGGGTTGGACGGATTTCAGATTGATCCCATGCATTTGCCTGAAAAAGATGAGGCATATTTGATGGACGTGGCTGATTTTGCCAGAGAAAAAAATCTGTTCATCGAATACGGGACAATCGGCATTGAACCGCAAAATATCGTCGAAGAAATTCGCGCCTGTCAAATTCTGGGTTCGCCGATTTTGCGCACTTTTTTGGGATTTGACCGATTTGATAAAAATACAAATATTCCCCGGGAACTTGATCGCGCGGAAAAACAGTTGCGACAGATNNNNNNNNNNNNNNNNNNNNNNNNNNNNNNNNNNNNNNNNNNNNNNGGCGATGTGACCGGAGATGAATTAGTTGGGTTGATCGGGCGACTGGAAAGTCCGTATATCGGCATTTGCCTCGATGTGGGGA
This is a stretch of genomic DNA from Calditrichota bacterium. It encodes these proteins:
- a CDS encoding zinc-binding dehydrogenase; this translates as MRAILINEPGHFEIVSMDIPEPKSDEILVEMKALSLCNQHDWKVNTGLYRENKYLEYGIPGFPGHEGAGIVAAVGEDVKNFEVGDHVALSGLGGPPLYAEYVTRKPDSVAVVNKQLPLEYVAMAELFGCVHRAVRKVENYRGKRVLVSGCGPAGLAAIQFAKIFGAKEVTATDVKLGRLALARELGADEITDAENEDQISWLKNKGVDIVVETSGNKTALLNGLQMAREAAVIFSYNEGTVQLPMWNLFDHEVTIYNSKWLTTEDLQHVVNYIEKGKLHTAPLISVVVDFSRYPEAVEMIGRGDAVKIIMVP